From the genome of Balaenoptera ricei isolate mBalRic1 chromosome 13, mBalRic1.hap2, whole genome shotgun sequence:
TTTCTCAGTGAGGCCCTATGGCCACCCAATGTAAAATGACACCACCACTGCCACACCCACACATTCCCTACTCCTGCTTTATTTAGCATTTTCCATCACTTGGCATACTATACATTTGACTTGCTTATTATCATCCTTCCCCACTAGAATATCCAGGAAGGCAAACACTTTAGTCTGTTTCATTTACTGCTAAATACCTGGCACCTAGAACACTGCCTTACACATGGTAGAGGCTCAATACATTTTGTTAAACTAGAATTAACATTCTCTCACTGATGAAAGCAGTAATGGTCTTAGACAAGACATAAgataaaatgtcttaaaatgtaAACATTCTTTTCTACTCAATAGCAGCCGGTTAAAAAATGAGTTACATTTTCACCTTCTATGATTGATTCCCTTTGAAAGACAATAGAGATGGAGGAATATAATAGATCAGCAGCAAAGACTGTAATTAGACTCCAATTCACATATGTATCATATCTTTATAATTACACatttaagaaatacaaatttaCATGTATATCATCTTTATAATTACGTACCTTTGTAAAAGAACTGCCTAATTTAACTAAGGGCACTGTAGGAAATTCCCGCTTTTCACTCATTGTCAGAGATCCTGCATTAAGGCTATAGAGGTTTGACATCACAAGCAAGAGATCTGATGTAGTTTTGACAGGCAGAAAACGGCTCCTAGGAACATTAATACCTAGAGAGTTCTCAAAACTTTTAATGGCAGCCCCTACTGCAGTTTCCAACTGAATGACATTCAGGCCTCCATCCAAAGTCTGTAAGaaagggagcaggagagagaaacagaggttTCAGCAACTTAGTTCCACATGGGCTAGTTAATACTTGGGGAGTTGGTTTCAGAGATCCattgaaggaaacagaatttTGAGAACTGACATTTCTCAAGCACCTACCGTATGCCAGGTGCTTATATATATGTGATCTTTTTCAGCTTCATAACTCTTCTCAGTAACATTTCCATTTTATGAGAAAGAACCAAAGGTTCAGAAAACCCACACAGATGCCTGTGACCAAAAGACCTATCAGTACCAGAGCAACAGGACTGAGGTGGGCCCTTTACTTTTGGGCCCAGTGCTCTTGCCACTACCACAGCCCAGGGTCAAGTAAGGGCACCATGGCTCGCCTGGCACACTAAAGGGATGGGTGTCGACTCTGAAAGACAGGGCCAGGAACTGAAGAAACTAACTAGGCGAAAAGCAGTGACCCATGGAATAGATGAGCCAGAGGGAGTGGGCAGTGGGTCTGTGTGTAGCAGGCTGTGATCGGAACCAGGGAGCCTGATGGCCTGCAACTTTGGCTTACCTTTGGATTTACAATGATTTCCATGTCAATAGCATTCTGCTCCTGCAGTCTTTTAACTGCTGCAAGAGAGATCCATAGGTTGtttgtattaaatattttgaattttgatacaGATTTGAACTCATCAACATGTGCTTTTGGCACTTGAGCAATTTCCACCAGTCTCAATTTGCCTTCATACTGAGTGAGTGTCCCACCCTAGAAAGGCAGAGAAGAGTGAGTGCCTCCACATCTCTCCCAATTACAGCCATACTACATTGTTTACAGTCTACGAACGATATAGAAAAGACACTCATGACAAAATCccccagaaataaaaagcattggCAGTGATTCGATCTGTGATACAAAGCAACACATGTATTAAAGTAGaaccaaagaaaataattcaggtGGTCTGTCATCTTATACTGTATACACGCCCTCTTGTCAATAATAAAAGCCCTGGGAGTACATCAGAGTCTTCCTCACTTTCCAAAGATCTCCTACAAGAACAGACATTCCTCTTATTCTCAAACCACCGTCCATTACCAAACAACCAATCCTACCACCTCACAACCCTGCTCTGACTACCTCTAGGATAAGGGGAGTAAAGTCAAGACAGGCACAAGTGGAGGAGAAGGGACCTCTGAGTGGTCTTAGCCTAGAGGccatggcagtgtgggaagagggaagggacgTCTACTCATGTGTGAGGGGGTCATTTGCAAGAGGCATAGAACCCAGCCCTGGGACCAACCATATTAGTATTCACACACTGCCCACTTTTCTTACTCCCTGAGGGTAAGGAGAAAACCTTGTGTACCATTCCATCAAAGGCCAAATGTCATCACCACTAAACatgcaaagtgaaaaaaacaaatttttgctttgtatcaaactgcttttttttaacaacaacaGATATTACAGTGATAaaaaatatacagagagaaaTACATACTGTAGAAATAGAAATAGTAAATTTTCATTAaaggaataattaaataaaaaacaagtttAAGCACCAAACTAGAAGAATATTAATGGTTTGAACAAAGTTACTCAAAGTGTTTTCACATATGTTTCAGATTATCCTGTAAATATATGTGGAATTGTTTTCAGTTAAAATTGCCCATACAGATTATTCacaaaataaagatgattttactactaTTAAACCTGGATTTATATACACACAGTTATATCAGATGGAACTTAGGGTACTCCAGAGTACTATCCCACTCTAGCTTACAATGATGTTATCAAGTTTCTAAACACAGAAACTTTCCAATAAAAAGTTTGAACTATGAAATGTGAAGATGTGAATCCCCAAACTGCTTCCTCTCAGTATTTACCTTTACATCTGCACGTGTTTTATTTGTGACTTCCATGACAAATTCACAAGGTTTTCCATTGGGTGGGTTCATTAGATGATTAAGAATATAAAGATCCACTGTGGCACCCAGATTATCTATGTTGGACACAAAAATATACTCTTTGCCTTCTCCTATAAAGGTATCGAGCAAACCAGAGTTGTAGAAACTGGCGTAAATATCTCCATGACCCGGAGGGTACCAGGCTTCTGTATTTTCCCCTGAGAACGATACATTCTTTGCTACAGGTAGTAAAGATTCTTTATTAATCCTCGGgtaccttaaaaagaaaaagttctttttCAGTATCAACTCTTTAGAGCATTCCAGACCTTCAagtaaaataatgcatttaaagttaaataaaacttccctccctttcagtctatCAGTAGTAATTTAATCATAAGTGAATCCATTTAAGAAAATCTCTCATTATCTGTGTTGACCAAAAAAATCAGCTTCCTAGATAGTAATAttagctgcaaaaaaaaaagtattccatgGTCATGCAGATGGGAGGACACCCCATATTTTTAAGACATTAATATGTTTTATGACTTCTTAAGAGAGGAGAGACATATTAAGTAAATTTTCTCAAACTTATTTGGTGGTGGGATTGTTCTTTTCCCTGAAAACCTATTTGGGAAATGGTGTTCATTCTTACCAATAGATATATTCAGAAAATCAATAGCAGGTTAGTACTTTCCCAGAAAATCAACAGCAGGTTAGTGCTCAGGGATGTCTGCTTCCTACCACTGGTGAGAACCAGAATCTCAGGCAGATTCTCTTTTAAGAAGTCCAAGTTACATAACCACAGAGTGATTGCAACTATCACATATCTATTAACAAATGTTCAGCCTTTAAGGGCATTAAACACTTGCAGACAGTCTCTGGCACTTGTACATCTTGAGGCTGCTctgtttaaacaaaacaaagaagtcCTTCTTTCCCAGGAATAACATCCCCccagagttaatttttttactCCTTGTACCTGCTTTGATTAAAAGTGTAGATTTTCACACGACAGTGATTATActtctgtagtattttttttgtATCTTCATCCGTGTTAAAAGAGTTCATTAGAACAAGAGGAACGTCTGTATTGTAGGTTTTGTTCAAATGCTAGGGAAGAAAACGACAATCAGACTACCCAGACTTACTTTTCTTTTGCTTCAAAGTGTAAAATTAACTCTCTGGTTAATCACAAGATGTCCAAAACATCATCTATAAGTAGTAAAATATACAGATttgcaataaaaataactatttagcATAAGACATTTTGCTAATCAATTCACCATGTACTTGCTCATTAAGTCACAACCCTATGAGACAGAAACTACTGTCTGCATTTTATGGATGgctaaactgaggcccagagaggtggcaGGTCAGTGGCAGAACAAGGACACCGCCCCCCTCAACCCCGCAGTCTGACTCTGCAGCTGTGTGCCCAGCCACAATGCCCTATGGCCTTGCTGGATGGGCAAACACAGACTAAGCATTTACTCTGTGTCCAAAGCACTGTGGAGATGAAAGTACAAATGTTACAAAGACAGGTCTCCCTATTCTCAGGATTCATGTTAAGAATTGTAATTTTACCCCAACTGAAATCTGTTCCATCTCTAGGAAGAGCTAAGAGGCAACAGAGTGAGAAGAAAATAGGATATTAGAAGTCAGACTGTCCTGTGTTCAGAGTTTGATTCTGCACTTACTAACTAGCTAGGGAACCTTGGGCAAGTAAAtcaacctctctgtgtcttcgtttcctcatctgtaaaatggggatgataatagtgcTTATCTCACAGAGTTGTGGAGAGGAACAAATGAGTCAATTCATGTAAAGAGCTCAGAATAACACTTGGTGTACGGTAAGTGCTGGATAAATGTTAGCCACtgctactgctattattattgtggtTGATGGCACCGTATGAGACACTAGGgataaagagatggaaaagataGGGCCACTGCCCCTGCAGAGCTTATGGTCTATGATTAATGACTTTAGGGACTATGATCAAGAGAGAAGCCAACAACGGTCCTTAGCATCCACGGTGCCCAACCAGATACATGAAATTCTCCCCAGCCTCCCAAAAGGGGTTAATAAAGCCAGATCATCCCAGCTGTAATGAAGGCTACTAGACAGAAaggggggagagaggtggggagatCAAAGGAGAATCCGAAGAGATCCAGAGACTTCAGCACCACAAATGCTATTTAAAGATCAAAAGCTTTTACATCACCCTAAGGCTTTGCTCTTAGAACACCAAACCTtttttatacactaataaagAGACTAAAGATAGCAAGCTCCTTGACTAGTTCAAATCCACATCTGTTATTttataaggtaacatttacaataccctaaaaactaaaaatgattttGTTAGCTCATGAGAAAGGCTAACAGCTACTACTCACTTCGATTTGCTGAACGGTCAGATCCAGAAAGGTATTCTCATTCCTCACACCAATCAGACTCTTAGGGCCTTTGCAGCCCATGCTGGTTCCCAAACCACCATTGAGTTTCACCACCACCAGCTTGTTCAGCACAGAAGATATGTTATCAGGTAAGCCCCTGGCCTTTATCTTCTCATAGGGTtgaatctgaaatttaaaaaaaattatagaataatTCAAACAGCTTTATAAAAGGTTAAAACCAAATCAATACCAAGGTTATTTCCATGCTTCCCTAAAGAGGTCTGCTTTCTCTGTGGAAAGTTTCAACTACATTTCCTTTAATGTCTAGGGCCCTTCTGGTTCAAAATCAAGTTCTCATTGGCAACTTCCCTTGCACACAGAAGTAGTTCAGCGGTTCATTTACAGTACAATGGAGTACAAGAGGGGGAAAAGTTACAGTCTACAAATATCTGTCTGGCTGGTGAGAACACCCAAGTCTCTTGGACTACCTTCAAAAACTCAGAATTCTCAATTTGCATCAACATAGCAAATAGGGTGCACAAAACTCATCAAATCTGTGACTATTTCTGGTACACTATGAATCTACTTCAGTTCTGGAGAAGTATATATACGATCACACAGTTCTTAGTAATATATTCATGCTATTCCTGGAGACAGTGCCAAATACTCAAAACAAGCTAACAGTACCTGCTCTATTATGGTTCACAAGGGTGTGATTATTGCAatctgaaagtctttttttttttttttttttaacaaaagcaaGTTTGCCTGAAAGAAAATGAGCTGTGTAAACAGTAAAACAAGTTCGAAATGAGCACAGAACCTTCATCTTCAATTTATCCCTCACAGGGAAGGAACAATGACACAGTGGAAGCTCAAATTCTTCTGTTTAAAGAAGGGGCACAAGCAAGTCTAAACATCTTATAACAAGAAcgaaagcttttaaaaagatcacAGTATATTTTCTATCCATTTACAGAAGAacatttgttgttatttttctttaatgaaatagGTCATCAAATGTACTCTTTGGTTACATGATGGTGGAGGATAGATAACACTTGAggggactgaaaaaataaaaccctatCATACACTTTGCTGTTTTCATGTCCTACTACATGTAGGTGTGtgtgatggtgtgtgtgtatgatgaATAAAGTCTATGACTGGAAAAGGAGTTGATGGGCTCACATTTCAGTGATTAGGCCGTGAAGGCAAAAATCCCTGTATACTTGGTCAAAAATACATACATGTCAAATGTGGATTCCTGGCCATACACTTCAAGTATCTATTACTGAGAATTTCTTAGGCACATTATATCTACTCAAAAGAGTTATTAGCAAATGGGACCAAGCCAATTATTttccaattatctttttttttttaatttatttatttatatttatttttggctgtgttgggtcttcgtttctgtgcgagggctttctctagttgcggcaagcaggggccactcttcatcgcggtgcgcgggcctctcactgtcgcggcctctcttgctgcggagcacaagctccagacgcgcaggctcagtagttgtggtgcacgggcttagttgctccgcggcatgcgtgatcttcccagaccagggctcgaacccgtgtcccctgcattggcaggcagattctcaaccactgcgccaccagggaagccctccgattatcttttaaaagccaagaatttccatttccatttagcagttacttttttttttaaattttatttatttatttattggctgtgttgggtcttcgttgctgcgtgtgggctttctctagttgcggcgagtgggggctactcttcgttgcggtgcacgggcttctcatcgcggtggcttctcttgttgtggagcatgggctctaggcacacaggcttcagtagttgcagcacgtgggctcagtagttgcggtgcacggggctcagtagctgtggctcatggactctagagcataggctcagtagttgtggcgcacgggcttagttgctccgctgcatgtgggatcctcctggaccagggttcgaacccgtgtgccctgcattggcaggcggcttcttaaccactgcaccaccaggcaagtccctagcAGTTGCTTCTGACTTCCCAGAAAAGAGTTTGATATTTACAGAAGCCTCACAAGGGTGTGAAAATCAATTTAACTGAAAACCCCTAGTACATGTATTCATTTTAGGTAAAACTGTTTTAGTACGGAAATATTTTTACCTATTTAATGTTTCTTtgaatacacttttaaaaaaaatagaatacatagaagcaaattattttttctacataTGGTGAGACAGGCCTGTTTTCCAATTTCACCTAAAAATACTTTCATTGTGAAATATCACACATacaaaaagtttataaaatatacatatatggtaGAAAGAATaacctaaatttaaaaagaatactgCCATAGCGTAAAAGCCTGCATGCATCTGTCCCTGATCATATTCCTCTTCCACCCCTAGTGGTAACAACCACCTTGATTTTGACTCCCTGTAGTTTTACCACCTATGTATGCATTCATAATGATAacaatattttacttaattttgtcTCTAAACTTTTAAATAAGTTGAATCATACTATAAAGTATCCtcttgtgacttgcttctttAATTCAATGTTATGTTTTAAGAATTATTCACATTAATGCATGCAGCTGTAATACATTCACTTTTCACTGCCATGTATTCAGTTTACGTAACCATTGAGAGACAAAATTGtcattattcacagatgatatgattttaCATGTAGAAAAATCCAAAGACCTCACAAAATAAATTGTTAGGATAATGTGAGCATAGCAACATTGAAGATACATggtcagtattaaaaaaaaacaacaaataacactgcttttagggacttccctggtggagcagttgttaagaatctgcctgccaatgcaggggacatgggttcgagccctggtccaggaagatcccacatgccacggagcaactaagcctgtgcgccacaactactgagcctgagctctagagccagtgagccacaactgctgagcccatgtgccacaactactgaagcccgtgcgcctagagcctgtgctctgcaacaagagaagccactgcaatgagaagcccgcgcactgctacaaagagtagcccccgggggcttccctggtgccgcagtggttgagaatctgcctgccaatgcaggggacacgggttcgagccctggtctgggaagatcccacatgccgcggagcaactgggcccgtgagccacaattactgagcctgcgcgtctggagcctgtgctccgcaacaagataggccgcgatagtgagaggcctgcgcaccgcgatgaggagtggcccccgcttgccacaaccagagaaagccc
Proteins encoded in this window:
- the UGP2 gene encoding UTP--glucose-1-phosphate uridylyltransferase isoform X2, giving the protein MSQDGASQFQEVIRQELELSVKKELEKILTTAPPHEFEHTKKDLDGFRKLFHRFLQEKGPSVDWGKIQRPPEDSIQPYEKIKARGLPDNISSVLNKLVVVKLNGGLGTSMGCKGPKSLIGVRNENTFLDLTVQQIEHLNKTYNTDVPLVLMNSFNTDEDTKKILQKYNHCRVKIYTFNQSRYPRINKESLLPVAKNVSFSGENTEAWYPPGHGDIYASFYNSGLLDTFIGEGKEYIFVSNIDNLGATVDLYILNHLMNPPNGKPCEFVMEVTNKTRADVKGGTLTQYEGKLRLVEIAQVPKAHVDEFKSVSKFKIFNTNNLWISLAAVKRLQEQNAIDMEIIVNPKTLDGGLNVIQLETAVGAAIKSFENSLGINVPRSRFLPVKTTSDLLLVMSNLYSLNAGSLTMSEKREFPTVPLVKLGSSFTKVQDYLRRFESIPDMLELDHLTVSGDVTFGKNVSLKGTVIIIANHGDRIDIPPGAVLENKIVSGNLRILDH
- the UGP2 gene encoding UTP--glucose-1-phosphate uridylyltransferase isoform X1, whose translation is MSRFVQDLSKAMSQDGASQFQEVIRQELELSVKKELEKILTTAPPHEFEHTKKDLDGFRKLFHRFLQEKGPSVDWGKIQRPPEDSIQPYEKIKARGLPDNISSVLNKLVVVKLNGGLGTSMGCKGPKSLIGVRNENTFLDLTVQQIEHLNKTYNTDVPLVLMNSFNTDEDTKKILQKYNHCRVKIYTFNQSRYPRINKESLLPVAKNVSFSGENTEAWYPPGHGDIYASFYNSGLLDTFIGEGKEYIFVSNIDNLGATVDLYILNHLMNPPNGKPCEFVMEVTNKTRADVKGGTLTQYEGKLRLVEIAQVPKAHVDEFKSVSKFKIFNTNNLWISLAAVKRLQEQNAIDMEIIVNPKTLDGGLNVIQLETAVGAAIKSFENSLGINVPRSRFLPVKTTSDLLLVMSNLYSLNAGSLTMSEKREFPTVPLVKLGSSFTKVQDYLRRFESIPDMLELDHLTVSGDVTFGKNVSLKGTVIIIANHGDRIDIPPGAVLENKIVSGNLRILDH